A genomic segment from Micromonospora echinaurantiaca encodes:
- a CDS encoding helix-turn-helix domain-containing protein, protein MTEPNRFGLLLRRHRGEVGLTIEELSAASRVSVRAISDMERGRSRVPQRRTVEALVQALGLPDGAATALRESARAGRQATWPAPALAPPRIVADFTGRDRELRWLGDLVTLSAEPPDQQRPPVVAVVSGPAGLGKTALMLQAAARYARSFPDGVHFLDLRGLDDDPPRPGDLLLRLLTALGVEETRVPGDEDARSAQYRAVLRERRCLLLLDNAADETQVRPLLPGTGSTMTIVTSRRGLAGLEAVDRLALAALPRGEAVALLQRIIGPERSAAEPDTTLSGLAHACGNLPLALRIAGNRLLSRPDWSIEYLVRRLAGQDDRLDLLVAGDLQIAAPFMLSYRQLSAAAARTFRRLSLLPGPDAGLDLAAQAAGLSVRETEVALEELAELGLLQPATDGRYRFHDLIRLFARARLAAEETTAERRHAADRVVTWLLATAVAAGRWFEPEHAAERRSGPASAEEASRWIEQESLNWLGALRAASAAGRHAEVMAVADAMHWFSDRWTHWEHWLEVFQLSAASAEVLGDPRDQAVHLNYVSWAYTTCALRPDLAEAPAREALRLAGLAGDLSQQGWAWLYLGFAARRRGDANEAQAAARQSLPLFDAAADWDGYAQALSLLAGSLAQAGRHRDALEQYRRLELILADPRRAPSPTVSGVTAGHLHLNVGQSLLALRRWAPAAASFRVALPVLQRSGVRQSEARCRLGLGTALMRLGRAEEARGQLRRVVRIARRVGPVDLVDQALGRLAELDSTAGRRVS, encoded by the coding sequence ATGACCGAGCCGAACCGATTCGGCCTGCTGCTGCGGCGGCACCGCGGCGAGGTTGGATTGACGATCGAGGAGTTGTCCGCGGCCTCGCGGGTGAGCGTCCGGGCGATCAGCGACATGGAACGCGGGCGGAGCCGGGTACCGCAGCGGCGCACCGTCGAGGCGTTGGTACAGGCGCTGGGCCTGCCGGACGGTGCGGCCACCGCACTGCGGGAGAGCGCGCGCGCCGGCCGCCAGGCCACGTGGCCGGCGCCGGCGTTGGCGCCGCCGCGGATCGTCGCCGACTTCACCGGCCGGGATCGCGAGCTGCGCTGGTTGGGCGACCTCGTCACGCTCAGCGCCGAACCGCCCGACCAGCAGCGCCCTCCGGTGGTCGCAGTGGTGTCCGGGCCGGCCGGCCTGGGCAAGACCGCGCTCATGCTGCAGGCCGCGGCCCGGTACGCCAGGTCCTTTCCGGACGGCGTGCACTTTCTCGACCTGCGCGGCCTGGATGATGATCCGCCACGTCCAGGCGACCTGCTGCTGCGCCTGCTGACCGCGCTCGGCGTGGAGGAGACCCGGGTGCCCGGCGACGAGGACGCCCGAAGTGCCCAGTACCGGGCCGTGCTGCGCGAGCGGCGCTGCCTGCTGCTGCTCGACAACGCCGCCGACGAGACGCAGGTGCGCCCGCTCCTGCCGGGCACCGGGAGCACGATGACGATCGTCACCAGCCGGCGCGGCCTGGCCGGCCTGGAAGCGGTCGACCGGCTCGCCCTCGCGGCGCTGCCCAGAGGCGAGGCCGTCGCGCTGCTGCAACGGATCATCGGACCGGAACGATCCGCCGCCGAGCCGGACACCACGCTGTCCGGCCTCGCCCACGCCTGCGGAAACCTGCCGCTGGCGCTGCGGATCGCCGGCAACCGACTGCTCAGCCGCCCGGACTGGAGTATCGAGTACCTGGTGCGCCGGCTGGCCGGCCAGGACGACCGGCTCGATCTGCTGGTTGCCGGAGACCTTCAGATCGCGGCGCCGTTCATGCTCTCCTACCGGCAACTGTCCGCCGCCGCCGCCCGTACGTTCCGCCGGCTGTCGCTGCTGCCCGGCCCGGACGCCGGGCTGGACCTGGCCGCCCAGGCGGCCGGCCTGAGTGTCCGGGAAACCGAGGTGGCCCTGGAGGAGTTGGCCGAGCTCGGCCTGCTTCAGCCGGCCACTGACGGTCGTTACCGCTTCCACGACCTCATCAGGTTGTTCGCCCGGGCCCGGTTGGCCGCGGAGGAGACCACGGCGGAGCGGCGGCACGCCGCGGACCGGGTGGTCACCTGGTTGCTCGCCACCGCGGTCGCCGCCGGACGGTGGTTCGAGCCGGAGCACGCGGCCGAGAGGCGGAGCGGACCAGCCTCGGCCGAGGAGGCCAGCCGCTGGATCGAGCAGGAGAGCCTGAACTGGCTCGGCGCGCTGCGGGCCGCCTCCGCCGCGGGCCGGCACGCCGAGGTGATGGCGGTCGCGGACGCCATGCACTGGTTCTCCGACCGGTGGACGCACTGGGAGCACTGGCTGGAGGTGTTCCAGCTGTCGGCGGCCTCGGCTGAGGTGCTCGGCGACCCCCGCGACCAGGCGGTCCACCTGAACTACGTCTCCTGGGCGTACACCACCTGCGCCCTGCGTCCCGACCTGGCCGAGGCGCCGGCGCGGGAAGCGCTGCGGCTCGCCGGCCTGGCGGGTGACCTCAGCCAGCAGGGGTGGGCCTGGCTCTACCTGGGATTCGCGGCCCGGCGCCGCGGCGATGCCAACGAGGCGCAGGCGGCGGCCCGGCAGTCGCTGCCGCTGTTCGACGCCGCGGCGGACTGGGACGGCTACGCGCAGGCACTGTCGCTGCTGGCCGGCAGCCTCGCCCAGGCGGGCCGGCATCGGGACGCCCTCGAGCAGTACCGGCGGCTGGAGCTGATCCTGGCGGATCCACGCCGGGCACCGTCCCCGACGGTCAGCGGGGTGACCGCCGGGCACCTCCACCTGAATGTCGGCCAGAGCCTGCTGGCCCTGCGGCGGTGGGCACCGGCCGCCGCCAGCTTCCGGGTGGCGCTGCCGGTGCTGCAGCGTTCGGGGGTGCGGCAGAGCGAG